The genomic region GCCCGTCTTATCGAAGACACTGATCAGGGCACGTTTGATAGGTGTGCGGGTCATGCGGAGAACTCAACCTTTCCGGTCGTCGTGGGGGTGGCGCGATGGAGCGTATCGACGATCAACTCGCGCTCCATCACCTTAATCCGTTCGTGCAACTCTTCTTCAGTTTCACCCTCGCGCACATTCAGCGCACGCTGGGCAATGATTTCGCCCGTGTCTACCCCCGAATCGATGTAGTGCACCGTCGTTCCGGTGACTTTCACGCCGTACGCCAGAGCGTCCCGGACGGCGTGCGCTCCGGGGAACGCCGGCAGAAGTGCTGGGTGAGTGTTGATGAGCGAGCCTTCGAACCGATCCAAGAAACCCTGCCCGAGGATCTTCATGAATCCGGCGGAGACGACCACATCGGGGTCTGTACTCGCCACCGTCTCCGCGAGACGGACATTCCACTCGTCGCGGTCACCATCCACTGCGACAACCTCGGCGCGGATCCCGGCAGCGCGCGCCCGGTCCAATGCAGGGCACTCAACGTCGGCGACGACGAAGTCTACGCTGTAGCGGCCTTGGTGATCAAGGATGGCCTGCAATAGCGTCCCCGACCCCGACACCAACACGGCAACGGAAATCTCTGGAGAGCCTGAAGAGTCTGACACAACGGCCAAGTCTAGTCCGTGACGGGGCGCTGCGTTTCACTCAACGGGTCAGCCTCATCGGCCTCGAGCCCGGCTTCGCCTTCCCGCTGTTTCAGAACTGAGTAGGCAGTGGATCCGCCTGCTGGCTGCTCTCCCTCAGAGACACCCTCATCGGATTCTTCCGCCTCGGGTTTGGACTCGGGCTGAGGTTCTTCGACCTCGCGGTGGCCGTCTTCACGCTCGTCCGTCTCGAGCTCCCTTGGCACGTCGACGACATCCGCCTCATCCGCGTGGTCAACATCATCCGCGTCCTCAGCATCCGCAGTATCCTCGGCGTCTGCTGCCACAGTGCGGCCTCTGATCGCTGCCACGATCCAGGCCAAGCCAATCACTCCTCCAACCCAACATAGTGCCGCTAGGGCGAAGAACAAAGGTGACGGCCCGATCCAGCCGTACGCACCGACATGGCCGCCAGCCATGAGCGCGCCAACAAGAGCGAAAACGGCAGCGATGAGGGTGCAGGCGGCGATGTCGATGGGGAGGAAACGTCGAGAAGCGACGAAGTGGATGAGCA from Corynebacterium genitalium ATCC 33030 harbors:
- the purN gene encoding phosphoribosylglycinamide formyltransferase, whose protein sequence is MAVVSDSSGSPEISVAVLVSGSGTLLQAILDHQGRYSVDFVVADVECPALDRARAAGIRAEVVAVDGDRDEWNVRLAETVASTDPDVVVSAGFMKILGQGFLDRFEGSLINTHPALLPAFPGAHAVRDALAYGVKVTGTTVHYIDSGVDTGEIIAQRALNVREGETEEELHERIKVMERELIVDTLHRATPTTTGKVEFSA